A genomic window from Nocardioides sp. BP30 includes:
- the mfd gene encoding transcription-repair coupling factor translates to MTLSPLADHLLATPHLAEVLEEARGGRVLALDVTGPEALRPFLTTGLVRTGRTVLAVTASSREAEDLVADLGCLLSPEAVAYFPSWETLPHERLSPRSDTVGRRLAVLRRLVHPESATGSAAVPLQVVVAPVRSVLQPQVKGLGDLMPVEVATGESARLDDVVKRLVDAAYSRVDLVEKRGEFAVRGGIVDVFPPTEEHPLRVEFWGDEVEEIRSFAVADQRTVEKKERLWAPPCRELLLTDEVRARAKALGEAHPTLIELTDKISQGIAVEGMESLAPVLVDDMELLVDLLPADATILVCDPERVRRRAHDLVATAEEFLGASWAAAASGGVAPIDLSQASYQDLGDVRAHAIARGLPWWSVSPFGMADADLAEGQPGASSASAYDVGVPTRAVPLKPAESYRGDVEAAIKDLARWREEGYRVVVAQAGHGPAQRTVETLAEHDVPARLVSSGSTDAEHGEGWKPRLNVVTVVQAALQHGFIDEELRLAVLTGEDISGQKSSTRDMQRMPTRRKKQIDPLELKPGDYVVHEQHGVGRFVEMKQREVGGATREYLVLEYGASKRGAPPDRLYVPADALDQVTRYVGGEAPSLDRLGGADWQKRKARAKKAVKEIAAELIRLYAARQATQGYAFGPDTPWQRELEDAFPFQETHDQLTTVEEVKADMMKPVPMDRLVCGDVGYGKTEIAVRAAFKAVQDGKQVAVLVPTTLLVNQHLSTFEERMSGFPLNLRGLSRFQTDKEAREVIAGLADGSIDIVVGTHRLFNKDIRFKDLGLIIVDEEQRFGVEHKEAMKRLRTSVDFLAMSATPIPRTLEMSITGIREMSTITTPPEERHPVLTYVGAYEDRQVVAAVRRELLRDGQVFYIHNRVQSIDKAAQRIRELVPEARVAVAHGQMNEKQLEQVMLDFWEKRFDVLVCTTLVESGLDVSNANTMIVERADTLGLSQLHQLRGRVGRSRERAYAYFLYPAEKPMTETAHERLATLAQHSDLGGGMAIAMKDLEIRGAGNLLGGEQSGHIADVGFDLYVRLVGEAVSDFKGEADQQFEEVRIELPVDAHLAHDYIPSERLRLEMYKRLAEVRCDEDVDAVEAELKDRYGEPPVEVISLLLVARFRARARQAGITEVTIAGKNVRFAPVSLPESRVVRLNRMYPKSLVKAQVDTILVPRPISTGFPAKPLDGIALLEWARGVIDAVIDPQEA, encoded by the coding sequence GTGACGCTCTCTCCCCTCGCCGATCACCTCCTCGCCACGCCCCACCTCGCCGAGGTGCTCGAGGAGGCCCGCGGTGGGCGCGTGCTCGCGCTCGACGTCACCGGACCGGAGGCGCTGCGGCCCTTCCTCACCACCGGCCTGGTCCGGACCGGGCGGACGGTGCTGGCGGTGACGGCCTCGAGCCGCGAGGCGGAGGACCTGGTCGCCGATCTCGGCTGCCTGCTGTCCCCGGAGGCGGTGGCCTACTTCCCGAGCTGGGAGACGCTGCCGCACGAGCGCCTCAGTCCGCGCAGTGACACCGTCGGTCGCCGCCTCGCCGTCCTGCGCCGCCTGGTCCACCCGGAGAGCGCGACCGGCTCGGCCGCCGTCCCGCTGCAGGTGGTGGTGGCGCCCGTGCGCTCGGTGCTCCAACCGCAGGTCAAGGGACTCGGCGACCTGATGCCGGTCGAGGTCGCGACCGGTGAGAGCGCGCGCCTCGACGACGTCGTCAAGCGACTGGTCGACGCGGCATACAGCCGGGTGGACCTGGTGGAGAAGCGTGGCGAGTTCGCCGTCCGCGGCGGCATCGTCGACGTGTTCCCGCCGACCGAGGAGCATCCGCTGCGCGTGGAGTTCTGGGGCGACGAGGTGGAGGAGATCCGCAGCTTCGCCGTTGCCGACCAGCGCACCGTGGAGAAGAAGGAGCGGCTCTGGGCGCCGCCGTGTCGTGAGCTGCTCCTCACCGACGAGGTCAGGGCTCGCGCCAAGGCTCTCGGCGAGGCGCACCCGACCCTGATCGAGCTGACGGACAAGATCAGCCAGGGCATCGCGGTGGAGGGGATGGAGTCGCTGGCTCCGGTCCTGGTCGACGACATGGAGCTGCTGGTCGACCTGCTGCCCGCCGACGCCACCATCCTGGTCTGCGACCCCGAGCGCGTGCGGCGCCGGGCGCACGACCTGGTCGCCACGGCCGAGGAGTTCCTCGGAGCGAGCTGGGCGGCCGCCGCGAGTGGCGGTGTGGCCCCCATCGACCTGTCGCAGGCCTCCTACCAGGATCTGGGCGACGTACGCGCCCACGCGATCGCGCGCGGGCTGCCGTGGTGGTCGGTCAGCCCCTTCGGCATGGCCGACGCCGATCTCGCCGAGGGGCAGCCGGGTGCCTCGAGCGCCTCGGCGTACGACGTCGGCGTCCCGACGCGGGCGGTGCCGCTGAAGCCTGCCGAGTCCTACCGGGGCGACGTCGAGGCAGCGATCAAGGATCTGGCCCGCTGGCGCGAGGAGGGCTACCGGGTGGTGGTCGCCCAGGCCGGTCACGGCCCCGCCCAGCGCACGGTGGAGACCCTCGCCGAGCACGACGTCCCCGCCCGGCTCGTCTCCTCGGGCTCGACGGACGCCGAGCACGGCGAGGGGTGGAAGCCACGGCTCAACGTCGTCACGGTGGTGCAGGCCGCCTTGCAGCACGGCTTCATCGACGAGGAGCTGCGGCTGGCCGTGCTCACCGGCGAGGACATCTCCGGGCAGAAGTCCTCGACCCGCGACATGCAGCGGATGCCGACGCGGCGCAAGAAGCAGATCGACCCGCTCGAGCTCAAGCCGGGCGACTACGTGGTCCACGAGCAGCACGGCGTCGGCCGGTTCGTGGAGATGAAGCAGCGCGAGGTCGGCGGCGCCACCCGCGAGTACCTCGTGCTGGAGTACGGCGCCAGCAAGCGCGGCGCCCCGCCGGACCGGCTCTACGTGCCGGCCGACGCGCTCGACCAGGTCACCCGCTACGTCGGCGGCGAGGCGCCCAGCCTCGACCGTCTCGGCGGTGCCGACTGGCAGAAGCGCAAGGCCCGTGCCAAGAAGGCGGTCAAGGAGATCGCGGCGGAGCTGATCCGGCTCTACGCCGCCCGTCAGGCCACCCAGGGCTACGCCTTCGGCCCGGACACCCCGTGGCAGCGCGAGCTCGAGGACGCGTTCCCGTTCCAGGAGACCCACGACCAGCTGACCACCGTGGAGGAGGTCAAGGCCGACATGATGAAGCCGGTGCCGATGGACCGGCTGGTCTGCGGCGATGTCGGCTACGGCAAGACTGAGATCGCCGTGCGCGCGGCCTTCAAGGCGGTCCAGGACGGCAAGCAGGTAGCGGTCCTCGTCCCCACGACGCTGTTGGTCAACCAGCACCTGTCGACGTTCGAGGAGCGGATGTCCGGCTTCCCGCTGAACCTCAGGGGCCTCAGCCGGTTCCAGACCGACAAGGAGGCCCGGGAGGTGATCGCCGGCCTCGCGGACGGCAGCATCGACATCGTGGTCGGCACCCACCGGCTGTTCAACAAGGACATCCGGTTCAAGGACCTCGGCCTCATCATCGTCGACGAGGAGCAGCGCTTCGGCGTCGAGCACAAGGAGGCGATGAAGCGGCTGCGGACCTCCGTCGACTTCCTGGCGATGTCGGCGACCCCCATCCCGCGCACCCTGGAGATGTCGATCACCGGCATCCGGGAGATGTCGACGATCACCACTCCGCCGGAGGAGCGGCACCCGGTGCTGACCTACGTGGGTGCCTACGAGGACCGGCAGGTCGTCGCGGCCGTACGTCGCGAGCTGCTGCGCGACGGCCAGGTCTTCTACATCCACAACCGGGTCCAGTCGATCGACAAGGCCGCCCAGCGGATCCGCGAGCTCGTGCCCGAGGCCCGGGTCGCGGTGGCGCACGGTCAGATGAACGAGAAGCAGCTCGAGCAGGTCATGCTCGACTTCTGGGAGAAGCGCTTCGACGTCCTCGTGTGCACGACGCTGGTCGAGTCGGGCCTGGACGTCTCCAACGCCAACACGATGATCGTCGAGCGCGCCGACACCCTCGGCCTGAGCCAGTTGCACCAGCTGCGCGGCCGTGTCGGCCGCTCGCGTGAGCGTGCCTACGCCTACTTCCTCTATCCGGCCGAGAAGCCGATGACCGAGACCGCACACGAGCGGCTCGCGACGCTCGCGCAGCACTCCGACCTCGGCGGCGGCATGGCGATCGCGATGAAGGACCTGGAGATCCGCGGCGCCGGCAACCTGCTCGGCGGCGAGCAGTCGGGTCACATCGCCGACGTCGGCTTCGACCTCTACGTCCGCCTGGTCGGCGAGGCCGTCAGCGACTTCAAGGGGGAGGCCGACCAGCAGTTCGAGGAGGTCCGCATCGAGCTGCCGGTCGACGCGCACCTGGCGCACGACTACATCCCCTCCGAGCGGCTGCGACTGGAGATGTACAAGCGCCTTGCCGAGGTGCGCTGCGACGAGGACGTGGACGCCGTGGAGGCCGAGCTCAAGGACCGGTACGGCGAGCCACCCGTCGAGGTGATCTCGCTGCTCCTGGTGGCTCGCTTCCGGGCGCGGGCGCGCCAGGCCGGCATCACCGAGGTCACCATCGCCGGCAAGAACGTCCGCTTCGCCCCCGTGTCGCTGCCCGAGTCGCGGGTGGTCCGGCTCAACCGGATGTACCCGAAGTCGCTGGTCAAGGCCCAGGTCGACACGATCCTGGTGCCGCGGCCGATCTCGACCGGGTTCCCGGCCAAGCCCCTGGACGGCATCGCGCTGCTGGAGTGGGCGCGCGGCGTGATCGACGCGGTGATCGACCCCCAGGAGGCCTGA